One region of Acidimicrobiales bacterium genomic DNA includes:
- a CDS encoding ubiquitin-like small modifier protein 1 gives MAVTVRIPTQLRPLAGGNNDVQLDGTSVGEVLKSLEVAYPGFHDRLFDDAGKLRRFVNVFVADEDIRFLDGLDTAVAEGATVSIVPAVAGG, from the coding sequence GTGGCCGTCACCGTTCGCATCCCAACCCAGCTGCGCCCACTCGCCGGCGGGAACAACGACGTCCAGCTCGACGGCACGAGCGTCGGAGAGGTCCTGAAGTCTCTCGAGGTGGCCTACCCCGGGTTCCACGACCGCCTCTTCGATGACGCTGGAAAGCTCCGGCGGTTCGTGAACGTGTTCGTCGCGGACGAGGACATTCGTTTTCTCGACGGGCTCGACACGGCTGTCGCGGAGGGCGCGACCGTCTCGATCGTCCCTGCAGTCGCCGGCGGCTAA